One region of Yersinia bercovieri ATCC 43970 genomic DNA includes:
- a CDS encoding replication endonuclease, with product MNTLIQRPVNDFIDGEFLSLSLPFNGEFSREPEGLRRPQDISITEDELFVQNPTDHQWRSQYLGGMPQFLARYFGDRYSNLYQSKGRRHANTFLRTTVGENVLPRLQMVNRQYQPVINAPGFLPWPFADDLERLPSFGRDELRNLSHRVADFMSESFTDYIERNFTGQSSDPTELWQRTQRAYICLVKLSKQVGTEPPYWREFNSSRKTINPRKIESGLLRMMAPDWWRVRLKRLRDLRREHMAIAVGQVQKSASAYVSRSTMAEWVEQKRRNREFFKSFELENQDGERVSLEEMVNGSNANPAIRRCELMVRMRGFEDLANEMGCVGEFYTITAPSKYHAVYHGGGFVTNWNGASPRQTQKYLCSVWAKSRAAIARAGINVFGFRVVEPHHDGTPHWHVLLFILPQDVDQVRDILCYYARLEDSETLQSPEALKARFHAEPIDPAKGSATGYIAKYISKNIDGYALGEEEDGETGGSAREMAKAVTAWASRWRIRQFQQIGGAPVTVWRELRRLPGDGQILPDQDMDNVRFAADVGNWYAYTEFQGGPMVSRNCLTVRLSYEITEMGNIYAEDVKRVLGIYSPLLGEESAVCTRLVKWQIVPKLAESAAQAGVLGFSGGNAAARSSVNNCTPESRQRLTEELRLRGFWGNEEEIAILERGSSLQFYADRSVRLKNGRLEEVAPLPEHQRWPGWS from the coding sequence ATGAATACTCTCATTCAGCGCCCGGTCAATGACTTTATCGACGGGGAGTTTTTATCCCTGTCTTTACCCTTTAATGGCGAGTTCAGTCGGGAGCCGGAGGGGCTACGCCGCCCGCAAGATATCAGCATCACCGAAGATGAACTCTTTGTTCAGAACCCTACCGACCACCAATGGCGCAGCCAGTATTTAGGCGGGATGCCCCAATTTCTGGCCCGCTATTTTGGTGATCGATATTCCAACTTGTACCAATCAAAAGGCCGTCGCCATGCCAATACATTCTTACGCACTACGGTGGGCGAGAATGTATTGCCACGTCTACAGATGGTTAACCGCCAGTACCAGCCGGTCATCAACGCGCCCGGTTTCTTACCGTGGCCCTTTGCTGATGATCTCGAACGCCTGCCATCGTTTGGCCGGGATGAGTTACGCAACCTGTCCCACCGGGTGGCTGATTTTATGTCTGAAAGTTTTACCGACTATATCGAACGCAATTTCACCGGGCAGAGCAGTGACCCAACAGAACTCTGGCAGCGCACCCAACGGGCCTATATCTGCCTTGTAAAACTGAGCAAACAAGTGGGAACTGAACCGCCGTACTGGCGGGAATTCAATTCCAGCCGCAAGACAATCAACCCGCGAAAAATTGAATCCGGCCTGCTGCGCATGATGGCACCAGATTGGTGGCGTGTACGTTTAAAACGCCTGCGTGATCTGCGCCGTGAACATATGGCCATTGCGGTGGGGCAAGTACAGAAATCAGCGTCAGCCTATGTCAGCCGGTCAACCATGGCCGAATGGGTAGAGCAAAAACGGCGTAACCGGGAGTTTTTCAAATCGTTTGAGCTGGAAAATCAGGACGGTGAACGGGTTTCGTTAGAAGAGATGGTGAATGGCAGTAACGCCAATCCCGCAATACGGAGATGTGAACTGATGGTCAGAATGCGAGGTTTTGAAGATTTAGCCAATGAAATGGGCTGTGTGGGCGAGTTTTACACTATCACCGCGCCGTCTAAATATCATGCGGTCTATCACGGTGGCGGCTTTGTCACCAACTGGAATGGGGCCAGCCCACGTCAGACACAAAAATACTTATGCAGCGTATGGGCCAAATCTCGCGCCGCTATTGCCCGCGCCGGGATTAATGTCTTTGGTTTCCGGGTGGTAGAGCCGCATCACGATGGCACCCCACACTGGCATGTGTTGCTGTTTATACTGCCGCAAGACGTTGATCAGGTGCGTGACATTCTCTGCTATTACGCCCGGCTGGAAGATTCAGAAACATTACAAAGCCCCGAAGCACTGAAAGCCCGTTTCCATGCTGAACCTATTGATCCGGCCAAAGGCAGTGCAACCGGCTATATCGCGAAATATATCTCAAAGAATATCGACGGTTACGCGCTGGGCGAGGAAGAAGATGGCGAAACCGGCGGCAGTGCGCGCGAGATGGCCAAAGCAGTCACCGCATGGGCCAGCCGTTGGCGTATTCGGCAGTTTCAGCAAATCGGTGGTGCGCCGGTCACGGTCTGGCGCGAGTTACGCCGCTTGCCGGGAGACGGGCAAATACTGCCGGATCAGGATATGGATAACGTGCGTTTTGCCGCTGATGTGGGCAACTGGTATGCCTACACCGAGTTTCAGGGCGGGCCGATGGTGAGCCGGAATTGTCTGACTGTGCGCCTGTCCTATGAGATCACCGAAATGGGCAACATCTACGCCGAAGACGTTAAACGGGTTTTGGGTATCTACTCGCCGTTACTGGGGGAGGAGTCCGCCGTCTGCACCCGTCTGGTTAAGTGGCAGATTGTGCCGAAGTTGGCCGAAAGCGCAGCGCAGGCCGGGGTTTTAGGTTTTTCTGGCGGCAACGCCGCCGCTAGGAGTTCTGTCAATAACTGTACGCCGGAGTCCCGGCAACGATTAACAGAAGAGTTACGCCTGAGAGGTTTTTGGGGTAATGAGGAGGAAATAGCGATACTGGAACGGGGCAGCAGCCTGCAATTTTATGCTGATCGTTCAGTCAGGCTTAAAAATGGTCGGTTAGAGGAAGTTGCGCCACTACCGGAGCACCAACGTTGGCCGGGATGGAGTTAG
- a CDS encoding phage filamentation protein Fil family protein yields MKVFANYLKQQSPSQQLSHFDHGWIELPNGQRWQPCASRVVFLGESRKPIFKTKRRRWWFRLMGLRG; encoded by the coding sequence ATGAAAGTTTTCGCTAACTACCTGAAACAACAATCACCCAGCCAACAATTAAGCCATTTTGACCACGGCTGGATTGAATTACCAAACGGCCAGCGCTGGCAACCTTGCGCCAGCCGAGTGGTGTTTCTAGGGGAATCACGTAAACCTATCTTTAAAACCAAGCGCCGCCGGTGGTGGTTCCGTTTGATGGGATTAAGGGGGTAA
- a CDS encoding phage regulatory CII family protein, translated as MFDFQLSKHPRFDMSCRAFARNNNLTAVAEQIGMKPQTLRNKLNPDQPHQLSCIELLTLTDITEDPTLLDGLLSQLQCLPAVPVNEANPANLPIHTLSATAAIGAIAGETVTAGPMTQSRRNAILDRANQAIRDLSLIVVSVEARFQSTPALAAAVDFISASGRFRA; from the coding sequence ATGTTTGATTTCCAGCTTTCTAAACACCCGCGCTTTGATATGTCATGCCGTGCTTTCGCCCGGAATAACAATTTAACGGCGGTTGCCGAGCAAATCGGTATGAAGCCGCAGACCCTGCGTAATAAACTTAATCCTGACCAGCCGCACCAGTTGAGCTGCATCGAACTGTTGACGCTCACTGACATTACCGAAGATCCAACGCTGTTAGATGGCTTGCTGTCTCAACTGCAATGCTTGCCAGCGGTACCGGTTAATGAAGCCAATCCCGCTAATTTACCTATTCATACCTTGAGCGCGACGGCGGCAATCGGCGCAATTGCCGGTGAAACCGTCACCGCCGGGCCTATGACGCAATCCCGTAGAAACGCCATTCTTGACCGTGCGAATCAGGCCATTCGTGACCTGTCGCTGATTGTTGTCTCGGTTGAAGCGCGTTTCCAATCCACGCCAGCACTGGCCGCAGCGGTTGACTTTATCAGCGCTAGCGGACGGTTCCGGGCCTGA
- a CDS encoding phage repressor protein CI, whose product MDFKSGGRKAIDRLIEAYGFTTRQALCDHLGVSKSTLATRYMRDIFPAEWIIQGALETGVSLSWLTTGEGVMFENAKLNDVVQIPRKKLLDGKLYDSNFYMFDKAFLPDGLKDPVVILDGDITYIADRKFDEVQDGKWVVDIEGTISARDIIRLPGGKVRIEGGKYSFDCNLVDISVLYKSVIKCSTLF is encoded by the coding sequence ATGGATTTCAAAAGCGGAGGGCGTAAAGCAATTGACCGTCTGATTGAGGCCTATGGCTTCACTACACGGCAGGCTTTATGTGATCATTTAGGGGTTTCAAAAAGTACCCTCGCGACCCGATATATGCGGGATATATTCCCTGCGGAATGGATTATTCAAGGCGCACTTGAAACCGGTGTTTCCCTATCATGGTTAACAACCGGTGAAGGTGTGATGTTTGAAAACGCCAAACTGAATGACGTTGTACAAATTCCGCGCAAAAAATTATTAGATGGAAAACTTTACGACTCAAATTTCTATATGTTCGATAAGGCGTTCTTGCCTGATGGATTGAAAGATCCGGTAGTTATCCTTGATGGTGATATCACCTATATTGCTGACCGCAAGTTCGATGAAGTACAGGATGGTAAATGGGTTGTGGATATAGAGGGAACAATCAGTGCTCGGGATATTATTCGTCTTCCGGGCGGCAAAGTGCGGATTGAGGGTGGAAAATATTCGTTCGATTGTAATTTAGTCGATATATCTGTTCTTTATAAGTCTGTTATAAAGTGTTCAACTTTATTTTAA
- a CDS encoding ASCH domain-containing protein, which translates to MKVLLSIKPEFVERILDGSKRFEFRKGVFKNSNVKSVVIYATMPIGMIVGEFDIADVIEDTPSIVWKKTQKYAGISKHFFDSYFDSRERAVAIQISNVRKYETPMLLSSLGENISAPQSYRYLPN; encoded by the coding sequence ATGAAAGTATTATTGTCGATTAAACCTGAATTCGTAGAAAGAATTCTTGATGGCTCGAAAAGATTTGAGTTCAGAAAAGGAGTCTTCAAAAATAGCAACGTTAAATCAGTTGTTATTTATGCGACGATGCCTATTGGCATGATTGTCGGTGAATTCGACATAGCTGATGTAATTGAAGATACTCCATCAATCGTTTGGAAAAAAACGCAGAAGTATGCTGGAATAAGTAAACATTTCTTCGACAGTTATTTTGATAGTAGAGAACGTGCAGTTGCCATACAAATTAGCAATGTTCGCAAATATGAGACTCCTATGTTGCTAAGTTCTTTAGGTGAAAATATTTCCGCGCCTCAATCATACCGTTACTTACCTAATTGA
- a CDS encoding phage integrase translates to MSVRKQPTGQWLCECYPAGRTGRRVRKMFATKGEALAFERYTMDQVNNKPWLGDAPDRRTLSEIAELWYNLHGRSLEAGEKIYKKLELIVAALGNPPAHSLSGKDFAHYRSKRLSGEIYFSEKWKKGAKPVTVNLEQSFLSGMFSELARLGEWNLPNPLDNLRKYAVAEKEMAWLTHEQIKTLLAACSLGRADLPMVVKVCLSTGARWNEAEKLTRSQVSPNKITFIRTKGKKNRSVPISKELHDELVALEGDRLFSECYFRFMAAINTTDIKLPTGQLTHVLRHTFAAHFMMSGGNILVLQRILGHSDIQMTMRYAHFAPEHLETAVQFNPLATINIGIEI, encoded by the coding sequence ATGTCAGTACGCAAACAACCAACAGGCCAATGGTTATGTGAGTGCTACCCGGCAGGCCGTACAGGTCGCCGGGTGAGAAAAATGTTTGCGACGAAAGGTGAAGCCTTAGCCTTTGAACGTTACACCATGGATCAGGTGAACAATAAGCCTTGGTTGGGTGATGCACCAGACCGCCGCACATTAAGCGAGATTGCCGAACTTTGGTACAACCTGCATGGTCGTTCTCTGGAAGCCGGTGAAAAAATTTATAAAAAACTAGAATTGATAGTTGCCGCGCTGGGTAATCCCCCCGCTCATAGTTTGAGTGGCAAAGATTTTGCTCACTACCGCTCTAAACGTTTATCTGGCGAAATTTACTTTTCTGAGAAATGGAAGAAAGGCGCAAAGCCGGTAACCGTGAATCTGGAACAAAGTTTTTTAAGCGGTATGTTTAGCGAATTGGCCAGATTAGGCGAATGGAACTTACCGAACCCATTAGACAATCTGCGCAAGTACGCCGTGGCAGAAAAAGAAATGGCGTGGCTCACCCATGAGCAGATTAAAACTCTATTGGCCGCATGTAGTCTTGGCCGGGCAGATTTGCCAATGGTAGTAAAAGTTTGTCTCAGCACTGGGGCGCGATGGAATGAAGCGGAAAAGCTCACCCGCTCACAGGTCAGCCCGAATAAAATTACCTTTATCAGAACAAAAGGGAAAAAGAACCGTAGCGTGCCAATCAGCAAAGAACTTCATGACGAGTTAGTCGCGTTAGAGGGTGATCGGCTTTTCAGTGAGTGCTATTTTCGCTTTATGGCTGCAATCAACACCACAGACATAAAGTTACCCACTGGTCAGCTCACGCATGTTTTGCGCCATACCTTTGCCGCTCACTTTATGATGTCCGGGGGCAACATTCTGGTATTGCAGCGCATCCTTGGTCACAGTGATATTCAGATGACAATGCGTTATGCTCACTTCGCGCCAGAACACTTAGAAACCGCAGTGCAGTTCAATCCTTTAGCAACTATAAATATTGGCATTGAAATATAA
- a CDS encoding RES family NAD+ phosphorylase — MIICIDHILEENIKFVINKDQIFSDCCVCGGNQKICLDTESYDVQTMMKSLIRYNYDEFQYNDHIGGDETFHGLLLDDGFIFSDDVLSNNEVCDDLNDELYSIIDVYGNIPIFAGYSDGQQNMLLEAIKNQEVRGIRYLQEKLEKGNHFEHEGYIKEIISSYGNSFLKKITENTFFYRARVGYSKSKIAYDGFNRKGQSFYAPYVNDDISAVPPLLADQGRANRAGVSFLYCATDMNTAIAEVRPHPTDIVSVAEFVNMSDLDVFDFSYPNLIDFYDSEDKLDSMRMYATMANIFNKATPPSLKGRYILSQLISDCIRQQGYDGILFSSTVGEGKNLVVFTPEKMKFVDGSDKILEVEKVEYTSKECKVIGRDDEFEVYV, encoded by the coding sequence GTGATAATATGTATTGACCATATCTTAGAAGAAAATATTAAATTTGTAATTAATAAAGATCAAATTTTTTCTGATTGCTGTGTGTGTGGGGGGAATCAGAAAATATGTCTTGATACTGAATCATATGATGTTCAAACAATGATGAAGTCTTTAATTCGCTATAATTATGATGAGTTTCAATATAACGACCATATTGGTGGAGATGAGACTTTTCATGGTTTGTTATTAGACGATGGATTTATATTTTCTGATGACGTATTATCCAATAATGAAGTATGTGATGACTTAAATGATGAGTTATATTCAATAATTGATGTCTACGGAAATATTCCAATTTTCGCAGGATACAGCGATGGTCAGCAAAATATGTTACTGGAAGCTATAAAAAACCAAGAAGTTAGAGGGATTAGATATTTACAAGAAAAACTAGAAAAAGGTAACCACTTCGAACATGAGGGATATATAAAAGAAATTATTTCTTCTTATGGTAATTCTTTTTTAAAGAAAATTACTGAAAATACTTTTTTTTATAGGGCGAGAGTTGGATATTCAAAATCTAAAATTGCATATGATGGATTTAATCGAAAAGGACAAAGTTTCTATGCCCCATATGTCAATGATGACATATCAGCGGTTCCACCACTGCTAGCAGATCAAGGTAGAGCAAACAGGGCAGGGGTATCTTTCCTATATTGTGCTACAGATATGAATACAGCCATTGCGGAAGTGAGACCTCACCCAACTGATATTGTATCAGTTGCTGAGTTTGTCAATATGTCTGACTTGGATGTTTTTGATTTTTCTTATCCAAACTTAATAGATTTTTATGATAGTGAGGATAAATTAGATAGTATGAGAATGTATGCAACAATGGCTAATATATTTAATAAGGCGACACCACCGTCCTTAAAAGGGCGTTATATTTTGTCTCAGCTTATTTCTGATTGTATTAGACAACAGGGTTATGATGGAATTCTTTTTTCAAGTACAGTAGGTGAAGGGAAAAATCTTGTGGTATTTACTCCTGAAAAAATGAAGTTCGTTGATGGTAGCGATAAAATATTAGAAGTGGAAAAAGTCGAATATACATCTAAAGAGTGTAAAGTTATAGGTAGAGATGATGAGTTCGAGGTCTATGTTTAA
- a CDS encoding phosphatase PAP2 family protein gives MPLTFYFWQAFGLAISGLLFLWLARNEQLDWLISNYWFDPVGRNFPLEHNYWLDLLNHRLLKITIISAAVVALLWGLYRRNGRIVTSMLLFGIGPLVIGILKATSAHSCPWDLMAYGGKSLSYVLMGSAPVGAGPGHCFPGGHASSGFAVMALFFLFYPERPRLATLCWFVGVTLGMLMGFGQVMRGAHFLTHNLWAGWWVWLSQLALFWMISGYYNRD, from the coding sequence TTGCCACTAACATTCTATTTTTGGCAGGCTTTTGGGTTGGCAATCAGTGGATTACTCTTTCTCTGGCTAGCCCGCAACGAGCAGTTGGATTGGCTTATCAGTAATTATTGGTTTGATCCCGTCGGGCGGAACTTTCCGCTGGAACATAACTACTGGCTGGATTTACTGAATCACCGGCTATTAAAAATCACCATTATCAGCGCTGCTGTGGTGGCTTTGTTATGGGGTCTTTATCGCCGAAATGGGCGAATAGTCACCAGTATGCTGTTGTTTGGTATTGGCCCGTTGGTGATAGGCATTCTAAAAGCCACCAGTGCACACTCATGCCCTTGGGATCTGATGGCGTATGGCGGGAAATCCCTCAGTTATGTGCTGATGGGGAGTGCGCCTGTCGGTGCAGGCCCTGGCCACTGCTTTCCTGGAGGCCATGCATCCAGCGGTTTTGCTGTTATGGCACTGTTTTTCTTGTTTTATCCGGAGCGGCCACGGCTGGCGACCCTGTGTTGGTTCGTCGGTGTCACTCTTGGCATGTTGATGGGGTTTGGTCAAGTTATGCGCGGCGCACACTTCCTGACTCACAACCTGTGGGCGGGTTGGTGGGTATGGCTTAGCCAGTTAGCTCTGTTTTGGATGATTAGCGGTTATTACAACCGTGATTAA
- the ybjG gene encoding undecaprenyl-diphosphate phosphatase has product MEQMNYFFFSMINATPASSPWMISFATFIARDLIMIVPVLLVGLWLWGPKNTMDLQRTMVSKAAIALAFSMLSAACIGMLLPHDRPFAVGLGYNYLSHAPDSSFPSDHGTAIFTFALAFVFWHKIWPAITMMVIAIAIAWSRVYLGVHWPLDMVGAFLLGIIGCLFAQLVWNLFGDAISSGMKRLYHLSFALPISRGWVRS; this is encoded by the coding sequence ATGGAACAAATGAATTACTTTTTCTTTTCCATGATTAATGCGACTCCCGCATCATCACCATGGATGATTTCTTTTGCGACCTTCATCGCACGTGACTTGATCATGATTGTTCCTGTGTTGCTGGTAGGCTTGTGGCTATGGGGGCCGAAAAACACCATGGACTTACAGCGCACAATGGTCTCCAAGGCAGCTATTGCTCTCGCTTTTTCCATGCTTTCAGCGGCGTGTATCGGCATGCTTCTCCCCCACGACCGGCCTTTTGCCGTTGGCCTTGGCTATAATTATCTAAGTCATGCCCCGGATAGCTCTTTCCCGAGTGACCATGGCACCGCTATCTTTACCTTCGCCTTAGCCTTTGTTTTCTGGCACAAAATCTGGCCCGCGATCACAATGATGGTGATAGCTATTGCCATTGCCTGGTCACGGGTCTATCTGGGGGTTCATTGGCCATTAGATATGGTGGGGGCTTTCTTGCTAGGGATTATCGGTTGCCTGTTCGCTCAGTTAGTGTGGAATCTATTCGGAGATGCTATCTCGAGTGGCATGAAGCGCCTTTATCACCTGAGTTTTGCCTTACCGATCAGTCGCGGGTGGGTCAGAAGCTAA
- the deoC gene encoding deoxyribose-phosphate aldolase: MTINYANYIDHTLLAMDATEAQIIKLCEEAKQHHFYAVCVNSGYVPLAAQQLAGSPVKVCSVIGFPLGAGLTEAKAFEAQAAINAGAQEIDMVINVGWLKSGKIAEVKADIKAVRDNCASTPLKVILETCLLSDAQIVQVCEMCRELDVAFVKTSTGFSTGGAKEEHVKLMRTTVGPVMGVKASGAVRDRATAEKMIQAGATRIGTSSGVAIVSGQQAAESSY, encoded by the coding sequence ATGACAATCAATTACGCTAATTATATCGACCATACCCTCTTGGCAATGGATGCCACCGAAGCACAAATTATTAAGCTGTGTGAAGAAGCCAAACAACACCATTTCTATGCTGTATGTGTGAACTCAGGTTATGTTCCACTGGCGGCTCAGCAGTTAGCCGGCAGCCCAGTTAAAGTGTGTTCAGTCATTGGCTTCCCATTGGGTGCGGGTCTGACTGAAGCAAAAGCGTTTGAAGCTCAAGCGGCTATCAATGCCGGCGCACAAGAGATTGATATGGTTATCAATGTTGGCTGGCTGAAAAGCGGAAAAATAGCTGAAGTCAAAGCCGATATTAAGGCCGTGCGTGATAATTGCGCCTCCACACCGTTGAAGGTAATATTAGAAACTTGCCTGCTCAGCGACGCACAAATCGTCCAGGTGTGTGAGATGTGTCGTGAGTTAGATGTTGCCTTTGTGAAAACTTCAACAGGTTTCAGCACCGGTGGCGCTAAAGAGGAGCATGTAAAATTGATGCGTACCACGGTAGGCCCGGTGATGGGGGTTAAGGCATCCGGTGCCGTTCGTGACCGAGCCACTGCTGAAAAAATGATTCAGGCAGGAGCAACTCGAATTGGTACCAGCTCTGGGGTTGCTATCGTTTCAGGCCAGCAAGCGGCCGAGTCAAGCTACTAA
- the deoR gene encoding DNA-binding transcriptional repressor DeoR, whose amino-acid sequence METRRAERINKLTQVLKRSDKIHLKEAANLLRVSEMTIRRDLSAEPTAVILLGGYVVMDPKSNNANSYFVSDQQAKQVEEKRRIGQLAARLIVENDTVFFDCGTTIPSIIDEIDEELTFTAICYSLNTFLSLQDKPNCKVILCGGEFKPNNYIFTPISQHNELDNICPNKAFISAAGVSIEYGATCFNFDEILLKHRAIAKSQHKILVADHSKFGNIKPASIGALTLFDAVVTDRQPDAEFSQFFLAQGIKIDC is encoded by the coding sequence ATGGAAACCCGCCGTGCAGAACGAATTAATAAACTTACTCAGGTCCTAAAGCGTTCCGATAAAATCCATCTAAAAGAGGCCGCAAACCTGCTACGGGTTTCAGAGATGACCATCCGGCGGGATCTTAGCGCCGAACCGACCGCAGTTATTTTACTCGGCGGGTATGTGGTGATGGACCCCAAAAGCAACAATGCCAATAGCTATTTTGTCTCTGATCAACAGGCCAAGCAGGTTGAGGAGAAACGGCGCATTGGTCAGTTAGCAGCTCGCCTGATAGTGGAAAACGATACCGTTTTTTTTGACTGCGGTACCACCATCCCCTCAATCATTGACGAGATCGATGAAGAACTAACATTTACCGCAATTTGTTACTCCCTTAACACCTTTCTCTCCCTGCAAGATAAGCCCAATTGCAAAGTCATCCTGTGTGGCGGTGAGTTCAAACCCAATAACTATATTTTCACCCCTATCAGCCAGCATAATGAACTGGATAATATCTGCCCGAATAAAGCTTTTATCTCGGCGGCGGGAGTTTCAATTGAGTATGGCGCAACCTGTTTCAACTTCGATGAGATCCTGTTGAAGCATCGTGCCATTGCCAAATCTCAGCATAAAATTCTGGTCGCCGACCACAGTAAGTTTGGCAACATAAAGCCCGCCAGTATAGGTGCTTTGACTCTCTTTGATGCAGTAGTCACTGACCGTCAGCCTGATGCTGAATTCAGTCAGTTCTTTTTAGCGCAGGGCATCAAGATCGACTGTTAA
- a CDS encoding HAAAP family serine/threonine permease produces MDTTQAGTLASTGKVSTSTWRKSDTMWMLGLYGTAIGAGVLFLPINAGIGGLLPLIVMAIIAFPMTFFAHRGLCRFVLSGKNPGEDITEVVEEHFGIGAGKLITLLYFFAIYPILLVYSVAITNTVDSFITHQMHLPSPPRAILSLILIIGLMTIVRFGEHAIVKAMSILVFPFVAALMLLAVYLIPNWSGAIFEHVSMDGNGTGSGLWMTMWLVIPVMVFSFNHSPIISAFAVSKREEYGVDAEKKCSRILAFAHIMMVVTVMFFVFSCVLSLSPADLAEAKSQNISILSYLANHFNTPIIAYMAPVIAFIAITKSFLGHYLGAREGFNGMMIKSLRSKGKTINHDKLNRITALFMLVTTWIVATMNPSILGMIETLGGPIIAMLLFLMPMYAIHKVPAMRKYSGQISNVFVVIMGLIAISAILFSLFGK; encoded by the coding sequence ATGGACACTACTCAAGCAGGCACCCTTGCCTCCACGGGAAAAGTTTCAACATCTACCTGGCGTAAAAGTGACACCATGTGGATGCTGGGTCTATACGGTACAGCAATAGGTGCAGGTGTATTATTCCTGCCAATCAATGCGGGTATCGGCGGTCTGCTACCGCTAATTGTGATGGCCATCATTGCTTTCCCGATGACCTTCTTTGCTCACCGTGGTCTGTGCCGCTTTGTGCTTTCAGGTAAAAACCCAGGTGAAGACATTACTGAAGTGGTTGAAGAGCACTTCGGCATCGGCGCAGGTAAGTTGATTACACTGCTTTACTTCTTCGCTATCTACCCAATTTTGTTGGTTTACAGTGTCGCGATTACCAACACCGTCGATAGCTTCATTACCCACCAGATGCATCTGCCATCACCACCACGTGCCATCTTGTCACTGATTCTTATCATTGGCCTGATGACTATCGTGCGTTTTGGTGAGCACGCCATTGTAAAAGCAATGAGCATCCTGGTGTTCCCATTTGTTGCGGCATTGATGCTGCTGGCGGTGTACCTGATCCCTAACTGGTCTGGTGCCATCTTCGAGCACGTATCAATGGACGGCAATGGCACCGGAAGCGGCCTGTGGATGACCATGTGGCTGGTTATTCCGGTCATGGTGTTCTCATTCAACCACTCCCCGATCATCTCTGCGTTTGCGGTCTCAAAACGTGAAGAGTACGGCGTTGATGCTGAGAAAAAATGTTCACGCATTTTGGCTTTTGCTCACATCATGATGGTTGTCACGGTCATGTTCTTCGTCTTCAGCTGTGTTCTGAGCCTGTCACCGGCTGATTTGGCAGAAGCGAAAAGCCAAAATATCTCTATTTTGTCTTACCTGGCTAACCACTTTAATACCCCAATCATTGCCTACATGGCACCGGTTATTGCCTTTATCGCTATCACCAAATCGTTCCTGGGTCACTATCTGGGCGCACGTGAAGGCTTTAACGGCATGATGATTAAGTCTCTGCGTAGCAAGGGCAAAACCATCAATCATGACAAACTGAACCGCATAACTGCGCTGTTCATGCTGGTAACAACCTGGATCGTTGCAACCATGAACCCAAGCATTCTGGGCATGATTGAGACTCTGGGTGGCCCGATTATCGCCATGCTGCTGTTCCTGATGCCAATGTACGCAATCCATAAAGTGCCAGCGATGCGCAAATACAGTGGCCAGATCAGTAACGTATTCGTGGTTATCATGGGTCTGATTGCTATCTCTGCCATCTTGTTCAGCCTGTTCGGCAAATAA